One segment of Sander vitreus isolate 19-12246 chromosome 20, sanVit1, whole genome shotgun sequence DNA contains the following:
- the ghsra gene encoding growth hormone secretagogue receptor a translates to MPSWPNLSEGLSHNYSWEETHNTTRNADLGLPPLNYYSIPLLTAITIACTLLFLVGVTGNVMTILVVSKYRDMRTTTNLYLCSMAVSDLLIFLCMPLDLYRMWRYRPWRFGAALCKLFQFVSESSTYSTILSITALSVERYLAICFPLRAKALVTKRRVRALILLLWTVSLMSAGPVFVMVGVERDSMGPHFSSGMNDTDFSLEAGDTRECKMTHYAVESGLMGAMVWLSSVFFFMPVFCLTVLYSLIGRRLWQRHRETSISSRVAHRDKSNRQTIKMLVVVVLAFVLCWLPFHVGRYLQFRSLDAPSPLLSLLSEYCSLVSVVLFYLSAAINPILYNTMSWKYRGAAARLFGLADSHPSRGRTASTMKGDGSNGWTESTVSF, encoded by the exons ATGCCCTCTTGGCCCAATCTCTCGGAGGGCCTCTCCCATAACTACAGCTGGGAGGAGACCCACAACACCACAAGGAACGCTGACCTTGGCCTACCTCCTCTCAATTACTACTCAATCCCTCTCCTCACGGCCATCACCATCGCCTGCACTCTGTTGTTTCTGGTCGGGGTTACCGGGAATGTCATGACCATTTTGGTTGTCAGTAAGTACCGGGACATGCGCACTACCACCAACCTGTACCTGTGTAGCATGGCCGTATCCGACCTGCTCATCTTCCTCTGTATGCCACTGGACCTCTACCGCATGTGGAGGTACAGGCCCTGGCGCTTTGGGGCCGCGCTCTGCAAGCTCTTTCAGTTCGTGTCAGAGTCAAGCACCTACTCCACCATCCTGAGCATCACCGCGCTGTCAGTGGAGCGCTACCTGGCCATCTGTTTCCCGCTGCGTGCCAAGGCCCTGGTTACCAAAAGACGGGTGCGTGCCCTCATTCTTCTACTCTGGACAGTGTCTCTAATGAGCGCCGGGCCTGTGTTTGTCATGGTGGGAGTGGAGCGTGACAGCATGGGGCCACATTTCAGTTCGGGGATGAATGACACTGACTTCTCCCTGGAGGCCGGGGACACCCGGGAGTGTAAGATGACGCACTACGCAGTGGAGTCAGGCCTGATGGGGGCCATGGTGTGGTTGAGctctgttttcttcttcatGCCGGTCTTCTGTCTCACAGTGCTCTACAGTCTCATAGGCCGGCGGCTgtggcagagacacagagagacaagcATCAGCTCCCGCGTGGCTCACCGGGACAAAAGCAATAGACAGACCATCAAGATGCTTG TGGTGGTGGTGCTGGCCTTTGTCCTGTGCTGGTTGCCTTTCCATGTGGGCCGCTACCTGCAGTTCCGCTCTCTGGACGCCCCGTCCCCGCTGCTCTCTCTGTTGTCCGAGTACTGCAGTTTGGTGTCCGTGGTTCTCTTCTACCTGAGTGCCGCCATTAACCCCATCCTTTATAACACCATGTCCTGGAAATACCGGGGCGCAGCGGCGCGCCTCTTCGGCCTGGCCGACAGCCATCCGTCACGAGGCCGCACAGCCAGC